From one Cereibacter sphaeroides 2.4.1 genomic stretch:
- a CDS encoding YdcH family protein gives MTVETHISTLQRRHDELDAAIEAAARDHGVDDLEIQAMKKEKLHLKDEIARLQATVE, from the coding sequence ATGACCGTCGAAACACACATCTCCACGCTGCAGCGCCGACATGACGAGCTCGATGCGGCCATCGAGGCTGCCGCGCGCGATCACGGCGTCGACGATCTCGAGATTCAGGCGATGAAGAAAGAGAAGCTGCATCTCAAGGACGAGATCGCGCGTCTGCAGGCGACGGTCGAATAA
- a CDS encoding DUF2306 domain-containing protein, producing MSGQSPVPGPACEVPVRVLQSLLSLLFVSLLLLGVWWFVDHSVSRGLRMGEAAEQASSRLFHPEARVATLAIYGHMVLGGLLTLLAPLQLLGVVRRRWPSIHRGLGYAVAGLALATGAGGLLYILGQGTVGGPWMSVGFGLYGLLLMLTAARTVTLARSRDPAHRAWAGRLVILALGSWIYRMHYGLWHATTGGLATADDFSGTFDRVQVFAFYLPYLLLFEILRRLWRPWRRSAALTARRA from the coding sequence ATGTCCGGGCAGAGCCCCGTGCCGGGGCCTGCGTGCGAGGTGCCTGTGCGAGTCCTGCAGTCTCTCCTTTCCCTGCTCTTCGTGTCCCTCCTCCTGCTGGGCGTCTGGTGGTTCGTCGACCATTCGGTGAGCCGCGGCCTCCGGATGGGCGAGGCCGCCGAGCAGGCAAGCTCGCGACTCTTCCACCCCGAGGCCCGGGTCGCGACCCTCGCCATCTACGGCCACATGGTGCTGGGCGGGCTGCTCACCCTGCTCGCGCCGCTCCAGCTTCTGGGGGTCGTGCGCCGGAGATGGCCCTCGATCCACCGGGGACTGGGCTATGCCGTGGCCGGCCTCGCGCTCGCCACGGGAGCAGGCGGGCTCCTCTACATCCTCGGGCAGGGCACGGTCGGCGGGCCATGGATGAGCGTGGGCTTCGGCCTCTACGGCCTCCTCCTCATGCTGACGGCGGCGCGGACGGTCACCCTCGCCCGCAGCCGCGACCCCGCGCACCGCGCCTGGGCCGGCCGGCTCGTGATCCTCGCGCTCGGCTCCTGGATCTACCGGATGCACTACGGGCTCTGGCATGCCACGACGGGAGGCCTCGCCACGGCCGACGATTTCAGCGGCACCTTCGACCGCGTGCAGGTCTTCGCCTTCTACCTGCCCTATCTCCTGCTCTTCGAGATCCTGCGCCGACTCTGGCGACCGTGGAGAAGATCGGCCGCGCTCACCGCCCGGCGCGCGTGA
- a CDS encoding SLC13 family permease, which translates to MLSLPLDPVQAPWAAIAVILAMLVFFVLEILPVEVTAIVGATAMVLLGLLPQEEVLDVLSNAAPWTIAAMFVIVGALVRTGALDWITRLATQHVGLRPRTTVAVLCVGIVAMSAVVNNTPIVVVFLPVFIQLAAEMRIAPSKLLIPLSYLSIMGGTVTLIGTSTNLVVDGVARANGLDPFGIFEITPVGLPLAIVGMLYLAFLGPKLLPARSSMAGMLTGKRRMKFFTEVAVPEGSPLIGKTLEQVEIFRRSDVQVIDVLRGDSSLRRALATVELAAGDRVVLRSPMGEILTLQDHRHLQLVNRLASVQTQTVEVLITPGCRLIGRSLGDLRLRRRYGVYPLAVHRRNRNLGRQMDDVVVAVGDTLLLEGAMDDIRRLAQEMDLTDLSHPQERPFRRRRAPIAVAVLAAIILLSSFDVAPIEILAFMGVTVVLVTRCIDSEEAFASIDGRLMAMLFGMIAVGAGLDHSGAVELIVGWAEPWLADLPAWLLIFCVFALTSLLTELLSNNAVAVVVTPVAIELAQRLGVDPRPILVAVMMGASFGFATPIGYQCNLLVYGPGGYTFGDFLRIGVPLNVLMGVAAAIVIPLVYGL; encoded by the coding sequence ATGCTCTCACTCCCTCTCGATCCCGTGCAGGCGCCCTGGGCGGCGATCGCCGTCATCCTTGCGATGCTCGTGTTCTTCGTGCTCGAGATCCTGCCCGTCGAGGTCACGGCCATCGTCGGCGCGACGGCGATGGTGCTTCTGGGGCTTCTGCCGCAGGAGGAGGTGCTCGACGTCCTGTCCAATGCGGCGCCCTGGACCATCGCCGCCATGTTCGTGATCGTGGGCGCCCTCGTGCGGACAGGCGCGCTCGACTGGATCACGCGGCTGGCCACGCAGCATGTGGGCCTGCGCCCCAGAACCACGGTCGCGGTGCTCTGCGTGGGCATCGTCGCCATGTCGGCGGTCGTCAACAACACGCCCATCGTCGTGGTCTTCCTGCCCGTCTTCATCCAGCTGGCCGCCGAGATGCGGATCGCGCCGTCGAAGCTCCTCATCCCGCTCTCCTATCTGTCGATCATGGGGGGCACCGTCACGCTGATCGGAACCTCGACGAACCTCGTCGTCGATGGCGTGGCGCGCGCGAACGGCCTCGACCCCTTCGGGATCTTCGAGATCACCCCCGTGGGCCTGCCGCTCGCCATCGTGGGGATGCTCTATCTGGCCTTCCTCGGGCCGAAGCTCCTTCCCGCGCGCAGCTCGATGGCCGGGATGCTGACGGGCAAGCGGCGGATGAAGTTCTTCACCGAGGTCGCGGTGCCCGAGGGCTCGCCCCTGATCGGCAAGACGCTGGAGCAGGTCGAGATCTTCCGGCGCAGCGACGTGCAGGTGATCGATGTGCTGCGCGGCGACAGCTCGCTCCGCCGCGCACTGGCGACGGTAGAGCTGGCCGCGGGCGACCGGGTGGTGCTGCGCTCGCCGATGGGAGAGATCCTGACCCTGCAGGATCATCGCCACCTCCAGCTCGTGAACCGGCTGGCGTCGGTCCAGACCCAGACGGTCGAGGTGCTCATCACCCCCGGCTGCCGGCTGATCGGCCGGTCGCTGGGCGATCTCCGGCTCAGGCGGCGCTACGGCGTCTATCCGCTGGCTGTCCATCGCCGCAACCGCAACCTCGGGCGGCAGATGGACGATGTGGTGGTGGCGGTGGGCGACACGCTGCTGCTCGAAGGCGCGATGGACGACATCCGCCGCCTCGCGCAGGAGATGGATCTGACCGACCTCTCCCACCCGCAGGAGCGTCCCTTCCGGCGGCGCCGCGCGCCCATCGCGGTGGCGGTGCTGGCGGCGATCATCCTGCTCTCGTCCTTCGACGTGGCCCCGATCGAGATCCTCGCCTTCATGGGCGTGACCGTGGTGCTCGTCACGCGCTGCATCGACAGCGAGGAGGCCTTCGCCTCGATCGACGGGCGGCTGATGGCGATGCTGTTCGGGATGATCGCGGTGGGTGCGGGCCTCGATCATTCCGGCGCGGTCGAGCTGATCGTGGGCTGGGCCGAGCCGTGGCTTGCGGATCTGCCGGCGTGGCTTCTGATCTTCTGCGTCTTCGCGCTCACCTCGCTGCTGACCGAGCTTCTGTCCAACAATGCGGTGGCGGTGGTGGTGACACCCGTGGCCATCGAGCTTGCCCAGCGGCTCGGCGTCGATCCGCGGCCGATTCTGGTGGCCGTGATGATGGGCGCCTCGTTCGGCTTCGCCACCCCCATCGGTTATCAGTGCAACCTGCTGGTCTATGGGCCGGGCGGCTACACGTTCGGAGACTTCCTCCGCATCGGCGTGCCGCTCAACGTGCTTATGGGCGTGGCCGCGGCCATCGTGATCCCGCTGGTCTACGGCCTCTGA
- a CDS encoding cupin domain-containing protein produces the protein MHRETLKLLMAGWSHPTLPVILHRGLLPPDPDEAEAQVARHGWRALWRDGVFDYDHFHSNAFEALGVLSGRARLRLGGPEGQPVDVTPGDLLILPPGTGHARMEASEDFLLFGAYPAGQEEWDICRAPADPVTAERIAAVPRPATDAAGAPWEE, from the coding sequence ATGCACCGCGAGACCCTGAAGCTCCTCATGGCGGGGTGGAGCCACCCGACACTGCCGGTGATCCTGCACCGCGGGCTCCTGCCGCCCGACCCCGACGAGGCCGAGGCGCAGGTCGCCCGTCACGGCTGGCGGGCGCTCTGGCGCGACGGCGTATTCGACTACGACCATTTCCACAGCAACGCCTTCGAGGCTCTGGGCGTGCTCTCGGGGCGGGCGCGGCTGCGCCTCGGCGGCCCCGAGGGCCAGCCGGTCGATGTGACGCCGGGCGACCTCCTGATCCTGCCGCCCGGAACGGGGCACGCGCGGATGGAAGCGTCGGAGGATTTCCTCCTGTTCGGGGCCTATCCCGCGGGGCAGGAGGAGTGGGACATCTGCCGCGCCCCGGCCGATCCGGTCACGGCCGAGCGCATCGCCGCCGTGCCGCGCCCTGCGACCGATGCAGCCGGTGCCCCCTGGGAGGAGTGA
- a CDS encoding LrgB family protein — protein sequence MRDVTEIWSYLAHGPLLWLALTLAAFVAGSFLFERAGRRAWANPVLIAVALVAAALELTGTSYATYFEGAQFVHFMLGPVTVALATPLWDNRAAVRRSLLPMAAALAAGLTAALGSVVLIGRAMGLPAGTILSMLPKSATAPVAIGVSEGIGGSPTLTAVLVILTGIVGAVLAPPLLALLRIRDPRARGFAVGLAAHGIGTAQMMLTDARAGAFAGIGLGVGAVTTALVAPLVAHWLF from the coding sequence ATGCGTGACGTCACCGAGATCTGGAGCTATCTGGCCCACGGCCCGCTCCTCTGGCTCGCCCTGACCCTCGCGGCCTTCGTTGCGGGCAGTTTCCTCTTCGAGCGGGCGGGCCGCCGGGCCTGGGCCAATCCGGTGCTGATCGCGGTGGCGCTGGTGGCGGCGGCGCTGGAACTCACCGGCACCAGCTACGCCACCTATTTCGAGGGCGCGCAGTTCGTGCATTTCATGCTGGGGCCGGTGACGGTGGCGCTGGCCACGCCTCTCTGGGACAATCGCGCCGCGGTGCGCCGGTCGCTCCTGCCGATGGCGGCGGCGCTTGCGGCGGGTCTCACCGCGGCGCTCGGCAGCGTCGTGCTGATCGGCCGGGCCATGGGCCTGCCCGCGGGCACCATCCTGTCGATGCTGCCCAAGTCGGCCACCGCGCCGGTGGCCATCGGCGTCTCGGAAGGGATCGGCGGCTCGCCCACCCTGACGGCGGTGCTCGTGATCCTGACCGGCATCGTGGGCGCGGTGCTGGCGCCGCCGCTGCTGGCGCTCCTGCGCATCCGCGACCCGCGGGCCCGCGGCTTCGCTGTGGGCCTTGCCGCCCACGGGATCGGCACGGCGCAGATGATGCTGACGGACGCGCGGGCGGGGGCCTTCGCCGGGATCGGACTCGGCGTCGGAGCGGTGACCACAGCCCTCGTGGCGCCCCTCGTGGCCCACTGGCTGTTCTGA
- a CDS encoding CidA/LrgA family protein, whose amino-acid sequence MISHLTLLLLLQLAGEALARGAALPVPGPILGLLMLLALFAARQGLAERLRPTNAAILSYMSLLFVPAGVGIVGHLGLLADEAVPLLVTLVASTVLALLAAAVAFAAVARLTGPRDA is encoded by the coding sequence ATGATCTCTCATCTGACGCTCCTCCTGCTCCTGCAACTCGCAGGCGAGGCTCTGGCCCGAGGCGCGGCACTTCCCGTGCCGGGGCCGATCCTCGGGCTTCTGATGCTGCTCGCGCTCTTTGCGGCGCGTCAGGGGCTGGCCGAGCGGCTTCGTCCCACCAATGCCGCGATCCTGTCGTACATGTCGCTCCTGTTCGTGCCGGCTGGGGTGGGGATCGTGGGCCATCTCGGGCTGCTCGCCGACGAGGCGGTGCCGCTTCTGGTGACGCTGGTCGCGAGCACGGTTCTCGCGCTTCTGGCCGCGGCCGTGGCCTTCGCCGCCGTGGCCCGGCTGACGGGGCCGCGCGATGCGTGA
- a CDS encoding aspartate/glutamate racemase family protein, whose translation MRLLYINPNSTATMTEAVVEAARAAAPGHEILGWTNADGPPAIQGPEDGAAAVAGILRLLPEARAAGAEAIVLACFDDTGLAEVRAAASCPVLGIGQAAFHLAALLGHRFSVVTTLPVSVPVIEENLRGYGLMGQCGRVRASGLAVLEVEAAAPPTLARLAAEIAAAEAEDGVTAAVLGCAGMAPLVRPLAAHTGLRLIDGVAAAAHLAPAVVSAARG comes from the coding sequence GTGCGGCTTCTCTACATCAATCCCAATTCCACCGCGACGATGACCGAGGCCGTGGTCGAGGCCGCCCGCGCGGCCGCCCCGGGGCACGAGATCCTGGGCTGGACCAATGCCGACGGTCCGCCGGCGATCCAGGGCCCCGAGGACGGCGCGGCGGCAGTGGCGGGCATCCTGCGGCTTCTGCCCGAGGCCCGCGCCGCGGGGGCCGAGGCCATCGTGCTCGCTTGTTTCGACGACACCGGCCTCGCGGAGGTGCGCGCCGCGGCCTCGTGCCCGGTGCTCGGGATCGGGCAGGCGGCCTTCCATCTGGCAGCGCTTCTGGGCCACCGCTTCTCGGTCGTGACGACCCTGCCCGTGTCGGTGCCGGTGATCGAGGAGAACCTCCGCGGCTACGGGCTGATGGGGCAGTGCGGGCGGGTCCGCGCCTCGGGCCTCGCGGTGCTCGAGGTCGAGGCGGCGGCGCCCCCGACGCTCGCACGGCTCGCGGCCGAGATCGCGGCCGCCGAGGCCGAGGACGGGGTGACGGCGGCGGTGCTGGGCTGCGCGGGCATGGCGCCCCTCGTCCGGCCGCTGGCAGCGCATACCGGCCTCAGGCTCATCGACGGGGTGGCCGCCGCCGCGCATCTCGCCCCGGCCGTGGTCTCCGCGGCCCGCGGCTGA